DNA from Salmo salar chromosome ssa24, Ssal_v3.1, whole genome shotgun sequence:
tgtaaatcggacagtgcagttagattaacaacaatttaagctttcagctgatataagacacttatatgtaccaaaATTAGAATTTATTTGAATTATGTGCCCCCCAGTTTCACCGGAAGATGTCCAGTTTGCTGGCATGATATAAGTAGGTTATAGTAACCCCGGTCAGATATTTAGTTTGCTGACATGACCTACTTATGTGAAAAAGCCAATAATAAATTAACAATCTCAGGTGATCATGGTACCAATTGCTGTGTGTTTGTTAAATCCAGGCCCCCAGAAAGCAaagaagagagcagagggagcCAACTCCAATGTGTTCTCTCCATGTttgaacaggcccagatccacgagTTCAAAGAAGTAAGTAGACCAACTTGATACATTTCTTCTCCAAAGCTAGTAACATTTCTTTTCCATTGATTTTGCCAAGTAACACAACCATAGACACATGCAGTACATAGTGGTCTGTCCAGAACATTTTTAATGGGGTGGCCGAGGTGGAGCATGGACCCAGTTTAGGAGGGCCATAACATTTTGAACCTTAATCAATGCAAGGTGGATTTTTTTTTCTATATAAATATGATGGTTCAATGTATTAAATGCTTCAGATTAGGTTTGGTACATTTCCCTGTTCAAATGGTAGCTAAACTAACTTCTAAAATGATTTCTCATTTGTGTCTATccgtgtttcataattttccttaaattcgcaagtggctgaatctatttcaccagagaaagcatctgagcgagggaaacagcgcccctctgtcttagTATCTGTAGCCCAGACAGTATCAggtacatgggctacacataccaagacagtggtatgctgtttcgctcgctctgaTGCTTTCTCCGGTAATATTGGTGAGTCTTGCTGTCAGGTGTGGGTCTTGGTCAaaattatcaatatattcagaGTCGACCTATCAGATCTCAGATTTGGGGGGGGAGACACCCTTGACACACCACTGGCAGTACATTGATAAATTCTCTTTTGAATCTGAATATATACTTGCATAACAGGAGTACGCAAGTATGCTCTGATGTGAATACATGTACACCTACTCACCCTATCAACCCTCAACAGGCTTTCACTATCATGGACCAAAACAGGGATGGTTTAATACATTTGTACAAGATAAATTCATGAAATAAAGTGGGATATACAGGATATAAGTGGGAATATTGAATGGAAGTATGTGAGAATGGTCAACCAATACATTGATGATATACAAACATAGATGTCATACAAAGGTTTCACTGCTCATATGACTGATTGAAAAGGTGCTTATAGCCAGAGATAAATAGCTGGTTTATCTGGCTTCATGCTGGCAGCAGATCCTGGTTTTGGCCCATCTGTCAAATTGAAATGATgccttggtctgtctgtctgtctgtcatccttTAGGTGCAGACCCAGAGGACACCATCCTCAATGCCTTCAAAGTCTTTGATCCTGAGGGGAAGGAGACCTTGAAGAAGGACTTGTGAGTGTGCCTGTCTTACAATGCAGTCTTACATATTAggtgtgtacagatgtaggatcttaatttgagccagtttgctgaagcaataaaataatcctgcagcaacaggaaacgttaattattatgtggataataattcatggacatttttgcaGGGGTTGATAGATTTTTTTGTTTGGACAAATCAAGTCTAAAATGTCCAACTGGAAATTACAAACTCTaataagcctttttaaacctcaaatacattaAACGTATGCATTtccttctgcatttcctgcatttcctgaaaattctcagcaacaaaagagtaatcaaattaagatactacatacagtatgtactgtatgtagactCCTAATAATTACTACTACTCTTCATAGtataacagtgtaacagtgtcttagtctatgccgctctgacattgctctttCAAAtattatattcttaattccattccttactttagatttgtgtgtattgctgtgaaattgttagatattacttgttagatattattgcactgttggagctagaaatacacacatttcgttacacccgcaataacatctactaaacacGTGTTTGTGCccaatacaattagatttgagATGTTAACAATCCAGGCAGATGGGTTCTCCCGCGAAAAGTTTAGAACCATCATCACTgatcatttttttttacatactaAGCAAAAACACTTTCATCATCTTCTCAAACAGGCTCTGTGATCTATCCCTTCAGATGGAGCAGATGTTCACCACCTTCCCTCCAGATGTGGCTGGACACCTGGACTTCAAGAATCTGGTCTACATCATCACACATGGGGAAGAGAAGGACCATGAATAAATCCACCTCTTGCTAACTGTCCTTGCATCTCTTCTGTTACACGTCGCCCCGCTGCGCATCAAAGCTATCTGGAAATGTTTGAGATGTGCATGATCATCTTGTAAACAAAGGATTTTCAGGTTAATCGCATAGAATCCATTTTCATACAGGATATAGATCCAACTGTAACTAAGTCTGATCTGTCCATTTGGGAAAGCTATCAGATGATTTGAACTGTACCAGCCCCAGCTGGTACACATTCTAAAATCATCTAGAGAGTCTAGGTTCACAGCCCCAGCTGGTACACATTCTAAAATCATCTAGAGAGTCTAGGTTCACAGCCCCAGCTGGTACACATTCTAAAATCCTCTAGAGAGTCTAGGTTCACAGCCCCAGCTGGTACACATTCTAAAATCATCTAGAGAGTCTAGGTTCACAGCCCCAGCTGGTACACATTCTAAAATCATCTAGAGAGTCTAGGTTCACAGCCCCAGCTGGTACACATTCTAAAATCATCTAGAGAGTCTAGGTTCACAGCCCCAGCTGGTACACATTCTAAAATCATCTAGAGAGTCTAGGTTCACAGCCCCAGCTGGTACACATTCTAAAATCATCTAGAGAGTCTAGGTTCACAGCCCCAGCTGGTACACATTCTAAAATCATCTAGAGAGTCTAGGTTCACAACAGTTTGTATTTGTAATCTTGTTCAGAAATTCCACATTAATGTTTTGTCCTGTGAACAAGGATGTGCACTTGTAAACCTTCAAAATCTATCAATACAAATATTGCAACAAAAAACATGAATGGTCAATTACAATTAATGAGGTGTCTGAAATTCCTATTGGTATTCTTACCAGACGCCTGCTCCCCTCTCATAAATCTAAGCTTGACTATTAGTAAAATAATCAGTTCTTCTGGGGAAGATGAAAATCACAGTAATTAAATTGTAATTGACAATCAAGTTCTACGGAGGCTGAAATATTTAGGGAGGAGGCTGGCACTGTGGCAGCAGTCATGCACGGATGCCACGGCGTGGCACACCTAGGAGGGTAGTATATCCCAGGACAGCACAGTAGATGGCAGCGGCCATCAAATCCACCCAGAAGGTTGATCGTGCAGATTCCTCTGAAGTAGGAAAGTGGGTGTGGCTAGATCAGAGGGCATCGTTAACGGCTAATAGATAGGCTAACGTTTATTTTGTCCCGGTAGACGGCTAATATTAGGTGTTGTTTTGTATAACACTAAGATGTTGAAGTAGTTAACTAGGTATAATATAACGTTGTATGATAACTAAATAACAGGGTGTCATTTCTACACGTTTTTGTTCTTGGAACCAGCAATTTAGTGAAGCTAGCCAATCGTAGCCACcactagctagcgttagctaacCAGCACTAGATTTGCAGCTCACTCAGACATTTTTTCTACGTCGCCATGGCCGATGTTGACAAACTCAACATAGACAGTATCATCCAGCGTCTTTTAGAAGGTAAGGAAAGAGTACATTAATCTTACGTTATTTATGCAATATTATGTTTACTTCGTTAGATGACTGGTGGCAAGCCTTAGCTAGATAACGCGTTAGTTGTTGACGCAGGTTGGCTCTGGCTATCTGTAGCTAgctaagctaacgttagctagtaactagctaacattagttatTAAGGCTGTTGTTGCCCATatctaactagctaatgttaaccTGACATTTGTCCCGGACGACACATTAAGAAATGTCCATtcaaagtagctagctagctatgtaactAACGTTACTTTAGCTACATGATCCAGGGCACTGTCTTAGTCAACTAATAGctgccccagtcagtcagtgaaagATTAAGTCAATAACATGAGAAATCTGATATGATGGTCACCACTCACACCCCTATCCAGACAACATGGCAATGAGTATGATGGCGAACTAGGTAGATACTGTATCTTTGCTTGTAGATTCATCAGGATTGTTTCATTTTTAGTCAGGGGAGCAAAGCCTGGTAAGAATGTGCAGCTGCAGGAGAACGAGATCCGAGGATTGTGCCTCAAGTCCAGGGAGATATTTCTCAGCCAACCTATCCTTCTTGAACTTGAAGCCCCTCTCAAGATCTGTGGTGAGTAATCATCAATATTTGGTGAACATAACTGTTACATGAAGTGTCTTCTATCCCAATGAGGGATGTGTAGAACCTGAAGTTGAAATCATTTGCCTTCTGCAGGTGACATCCATGGGCAATATTATGACTTATTGAGGCTGTTTGAGTATGGGGGCTTCCCTCCTGAGAGCAACTACCTATTTCTGGGAGACTATGTGGACAGAGGGAAGCAGTCTCTGGAGACCATCTGTCTGCTTCTGGCCTACAAAATCAAATACCCAGAGAACTTCTTCCTGCTGAGAGGGAATCATGAGTGCGCCTCCATCAACAGAATATATGGATTCTATGATGAGTGTGAGTGATATGTGGTGGCTGTAATAATCATAACCCTGCACTCTCTGACAGAATATAGCCTTTGTATCTACATAAATTGCATTTTGTTATAGGTTCCTGTTCCAAAGCTACGCATTGCCTAGCTTACTATCATCCtaaaattatattttattattcTAGGTAAAAGAAGGTACAACATCAAGCTCTGGAAAACATTTACAGATTGCTTTAACTGCCTCCCTATTGCTGCCATTGTTGATGAAAAGATCTTCTGTTGCCATGGAGGTAGGTTGTGTTTTAGTAGTCCTTAAACATGAAGAGAAGTGGTCCTGTTTTAGGACACACTAAGACATTGCTGTGATATTGAGAAATACTATTTTCTTTTATTTGAATTGTATACTTCTCATTTACCCACAAGTTCTTACTGCAATTAACCGTATTCTTGCTGTTCATCTCCTTCTGTGTCTCTCAGGGTTGTCACCAGACCTCCAGTCCATGGAGCAGATCAGGCGCGTCATGAGGCCCACCGACGTCCCCGACCAGGGCCTCCTGTGTGACCTGCTCTGGTCAGATCCAGACAAGGATGTCCTCGGCTGGGGAGAGAATGACAGAGGCGTCTCATTCACCTTTGGCTCAGAAGTGGTGGCAAAGTTCCTGCACAAACATGATTTGGATCTGATCTGTCGCGCCCATCAGGTATGTCTGCATACTTTCACTGTACTGTCTGGAGTTGAAtgcattgtttttatttttaacccAACCATAATCAATGTTGTTTTTTCCGCAGGTTGTTGAGGACGGCTATGAGTTCTTCGCCAAGCGACAGCTTGTGACTTTATTCTCAGCACCCAACTACTGCGGGGAGTTTGACAATGCTGGTGCTATGATGAGTGTGGATGAGACCCTCATGTGCTCTTTTCAGGTGAGTATTTCATCATGAATATACTCTGTCTTATCGCAGGAATGTAAATGTGTCAGGGATTGTATTAGTACTAGTGTATGGAGATCTTAACGCTATAACCAATCTTGTCATTGTCAAACTACGATGTAAAGACTATTGCAGTGGGCAAAACATCATCTTAGGTTGGATTACTTGTGTTCATTCCACTTGTAGATTCTGAAGCCCGCTGAGAAGAAGAAGCCAAATGGCAGCCGTCCAGTCACACCCCCACGGAACATGGTCACCAAGCAAGGCAAGAAATAAGGTGGCATGAGTGGACctatgttctgctctctgttctgcttttGTCTTTCGCGTCTGAAGGGTTGGTTGCCCTTTGTGCTGCCAATACTGAAAAGATATCCACTCCAACCTGATGAAAGCAAAATGTTTTGTCCACAAGGGTAAATGGATATGTCACCATGAAAACCTCAGGTGTTTTGCACTCCATTGCAACTAGTCTTTGCCACATATGACTGTTCAACCAGGAACAATGTAACAATATGGCTGATAATGCACAGAAATGCCTTGTTTAAAGCTGTGCAGAGTTGTTTTCACAATTTCTTCATTTCATGTTTCATCAATTTCTGTCATCACCTGTTTCTCACTGTCAATGTTAATAATGCAATTAATGGTTCTTAAAACAACTATGGAAATATCACAAGACACTTAGTTGTTCATTTCTGTATAACTTTCTTTATCATAGGACATTGAATCCTCACTTTGCACCTGCATCCTCACCATTTTTAAAACATGTCTTGTGCTGAATTAAATGAAGAAATAAAGCATTCTTATAATGTTGACTAAATCTTTCTAATAAACTTTTAGGGGGAAATTGGCATTTGAATTGTATTAGCATCATGCTCCTTCATCAATTATTTGAGGATTACAAGGTAAGCTCAACCTTGAATTAATTACTGCCATATATtttgtattataaactgggtggttcgagtcctgaatgctgattaacTGGGCATGGCAAAACATTTCttgtt
Protein-coding regions in this window:
- the LOC100194534 gene encoding serine/threonine-protein phosphatase PP1-gamma catalytic subunit, producing the protein MADVDKLNIDSIIQRLLEVRGAKPGKNVQLQENEIRGLCLKSREIFLSQPILLELEAPLKICGDIHGQYYDLLRLFEYGGFPPESNYLFLGDYVDRGKQSLETICLLLAYKIKYPENFFLLRGNHECASINRIYGFYDECKRRYNIKLWKTFTDCFNCLPIAAIVDEKIFCCHGGLSPDLQSMEQIRRVMRPTDVPDQGLLCDLLWSDPDKDVLGWGENDRGVSFTFGSEVVAKFLHKHDLDLICRAHQVVEDGYEFFAKRQLVTLFSAPNYCGEFDNAGAMMSVDETLMCSFQILKPAEKKKPNGSRPVTPPRNMVTKQGKK